ATGCAGGCAACGGGGGCTGCCGATGTAATCGCGCGCGCCATGCTGACCTTTGTTGCACAGGGGAATGCGGTTGTCGGGCTGGGATTGATCCTGATTGTGACGATGACCTTGTCGGATTTCATGAATAACGCCGCCACCGCCGCTGTCATGTCGCCAGTTGCAATCCGGGCGGCCTCCCAATTGGACGTTAATCCCGATGCCTTTTTGATGGCGGTTGCAGTGGGCGCATCCTGCGCCTTCCTCACGCCGATAGGCCATCAGAACAATACGCTGATCCTGGGGTCAGGCGGCTTTCGTTTTGGCGACTATTGGAAGCTGGGACTGCCGGTTGAGCTGATTGTGATCGGGGTTGGTATTCCGATGATCCTCTTCGTTTGGCCATTGTAGTCAAATGCGTGAAATTCCAGATGCCTGGAGGGATGGAATTCGGTAGAGATGGCGGGGGGAATCCGGTAAGTTCAAGCCTCTTTTGAGGATACAGAATAACAAGATTTCATGGGGGCTTTTGTGGATAGTGGTGATGGGCGTCTCCGCTCCTCGGTGCGGCGGGTTCGCGACGAATGGATTGATTTCAACGGCCATATGAATGTTGGCTACTATGTCATTGCCTTTGATGAAGTTTCTGTAGAGGTCTTGGGCAATCTCGGCATTGATGATGCCTATCGTGAGGGGCGCAATGCGTCCACATTTGCGCTGGAAATGCATGTGACCTACGAGCGCGAACTGGTCCCGAATGCACCCTATTTCGTGGTAACGCAGTTGTTGGATGCAGATCACAAGCGCCTGCATCTGTATCATGAGATGTATCACGCCGAAGAAGGCTGGCTGGCGGCCACCAATGAGTTGATTACCATGCATATGGATATGAACCAGCGCCGGTCTGCGTCTTTCCCGCCCGACATTCAGGAACGGGTCGATATCTTGAAATCAGCGCATGCAAGTCTGCCCTGGCCGGAAAGGCAGGGGCGGCAGATCGCAATCAGGCGGAAATAGAAAACGCCCGGCAAATGCCGGGCGCTTCATTCGTAACAACTTTACGGGCTGCCTAGTCGCAAGCGGCCGTGACCAGGAATTCCACCTTATAGTCCGGCGTTGCCAGTTTGGCCTCACCGCAGGCACGGGCCGGGGCATGTCCCTCTGCGACCCAGGCATCCCAGACTTCGTTCATTTCCGCAAAGTCAGCCATGTCAGCCATCCAGATGGTAACCTGCAACAGCTTGGTTTTGTCGCTGCCGCAGCGGCCCAGCAGGTCTTCGATCTTGGCGAGGCACTGTTTTGTCTGATCCGCAACGGATGCGCCCGGTTCGCCAACCTGGCCGGCAAGATAGACGGTGTTGCCGTGGATGACGGCCTGGCTCATGCGCTGGCCAATATCAAGTCGTTTGATCGACATTCGCTATAGTCTCCTCAATTTAGCGTTTATCAGGCTTTTATTTCTTCCAGGCCGCACCAGTCGGCCATGAAGAGGGCAAGAACTTCGGCGACTTCCATCATGCTGTCGATGGAAACGCGTTCATCAATGCCGTGAATATTTTCGGCAACAGGGCCGTAACAGGTTGCCGGTATCCTCCCGTAAAGCTGGAAGAAACGGCAGTCGGTTGTGGCGGTGGAGGCATAGGGTTCGATGCCCTGACCGGTGACTTCCGCATGAAGATCACTGATCAATGTCATCATTGGATGACGGGGGGCCATTTCACAACCCTCTGCCTGGAAGCCGCGATAGATG
The Aestuariispira ectoiniformans genome window above contains:
- a CDS encoding thioesterase family protein; translation: MDSGDGRLRSSVRRVRDEWIDFNGHMNVGYYVIAFDEVSVEVLGNLGIDDAYREGRNASTFALEMHVTYERELVPNAPYFVVTQLLDADHKRLHLYHEMYHAEEGWLAATNELITMHMDMNQRRSASFPPDIQERVDILKSAHASLPWPERQGRQIAIRRK
- a CDS encoding RidA family protein, which translates into the protein MSIKRLDIGQRMSQAVIHGNTVYLAGQVGEPGASVADQTKQCLAKIEDLLGRCGSDKTKLLQVTIWMADMADFAEMNEVWDAWVAEGHAPARACGEAKLATPDYKVEFLVTAACD